In one Macaca nemestrina isolate mMacNem1 chromosome 2, mMacNem.hap1, whole genome shotgun sequence genomic region, the following are encoded:
- the LOC105488903 gene encoding ras-related protein Rab-5A yields the protein MANRGATRPNGPNTGNKICQFKLVLLGESAVGKSSLVLRFVKGQFHEFQESTIGAAFLTQTVCLDDTTVKFEIWDTAGQERYHSLAPMYYRGAQAAIVVYDITNEESFARAKNWVKELQRQASPNIVIALSGNKADLANKRAVDFQEAQSYADDNSLLFMETSAKTSMNVNEIFMAIAKKLPKNEPQNPGANSARGRGVDLTEPTQPTRSQCCSN from the exons ATGGCTAATCGAGGCGCAACAAGACCCAACGGGCCAAATACTGGAAATAAAATATGCCAGTTCAAACTAGTACTTCTGGGAGAGTCTGCTGTTGGCAAATCAAGCCTAGTGCTTCGTTTTGTGAAAGGCCAATTTCATGAATTTCAAGAGAGTACCATTGGGg CTGCTTTTCTAACCCAAACTGTATGTCTTGATGACACTACAGTAAAGTTTGAAATATGGGATACAGCTGGTCAAGAACGATACCATAGCCTAGCACCAATGTACTACAGAGGAGCACAAGCAGCCATAGTTGTATATGATATCACAAATGAG GAGTCCTTTGCAAGAGCAAAAAATTGGGTTAAAGAACTTCAGAGGCAAGCAAGTCCTAACATTGTAATAGCTTTATCAGGAAACAAGGCCGACCTAGCAAATAAAAGAGCAGTAGATTTCCAG GAAGCACAGTCCTATGCAGATGACAATAGTTTATTATTCATGGAGACATCAGCTAAAACATCAATGAATGTAAATGAAATATTCATGGCAATAG CTAAAAAATTGCCAAAGAATGAACCACAAAATCCAGGAGCAAATTCTGCCAGAGGAAGAGGAGTAGACCTCACCGAACCCACACAACCAACCAGGAGTCAGTGTTGTAGTAACTAA